One segment of Zingiber officinale cultivar Zhangliang unplaced genomic scaffold, Zo_v1.1 ctg140, whole genome shotgun sequence DNA contains the following:
- the LOC122036351 gene encoding zinc finger CCCH domain-containing protein 24-like produces the protein MNCLTVEIDEESSNLLEFAANNDVEAFRRSVEHDPSAVDKVGLWYGRKKGSNRMVLEHRTPLMVASTYGSLDVLKFIVSLPSVDINQASGPDRTTALHCAASGGSFDAVDAVKILLAARADPTLFDANGNRAANVVVAPPKLPDVKFALEHLLGGNTNGTDEVDHPHPLCVMTTYSNSDSPPLSFSPDEDGSPLSNSTSSPPMAKFRDLPRVVVSEKKEYPVDPSLPDIKNSIYASDEFRMFSFKIRPCSRAYSHDWTECPFVHPGENARRRDPRKYHYSCVPCPDFRKGACRRGDMCEYAHGVFECWLHPAQYRTRLCKDGTSCSRRVCFFAHTNEELRPLFMSTSSAVPSPRSSSSATLEMAAALGLVPGSPSSVSAIMSSFTPPMSLLSNGTGHSALGWQQPNVPTLNLPASNIQSSRLRSSLSARDMPLEDLSEFDTQQRLNDMSSVLGSLTGNNAVRNKTLTPSNLDEIFSSEIALSPRYNSDQGAIFSPSHRTAILNQLQQQQQHSLLSPIKTSLLSSTAADAQHLSAHSSLLQASRTISSPTLMSPRSVESVSPMSSRVAMLSQRERQQQTLRGLSSHDLSPILSPNICSPVGSSWSKWASPSGAADWGVNGEELGRLGISSFEMRGNGDEPDLSWVHSLVKESSPEKLTCVAMSPSTSGLSTIYGASSNSDSLMEGHDQTAALGAWLEQMQLDQVGEGKEAGSIDKFIS, from the exons ATGAACTGCCTCACGGTCGAGATAGACGAGGAGTCGTCGAACCTCCTTGAGTTCGCCGCCAACAATGACGTCGAAGCCTTCCGGCGGTCTGTCGAACATGATCCCTCAGCCGTCGATAAGGTGGGCCTCTGGTATGGCCGCAAGAAGGGTTCCAACCGCATGGTGCTCGAGCATCGGACTCCCTTGATGGTGGCCTCAACATACGGAAGTCTTGATGTGCTCAAGTTCATCGTCTCCTTACCTTCCGTGGATATCAATCAGGCCTCCGGGCCTGACAGAACTACAGCGCTCCACTGCGCTGCCTCTGGTGGATCCTTTGATGCTGTTGATGCAGTGAAGATACTTCTTGCCGCCCGTGCAGATCCCACTTTGTTTGATGCCAATGGAAACCGTGCAGCCAATGTGGTTGTGGCGCCGCCCAAATTGCCTGATGTAAAGTTTGCTCTTGAGCATCTTCTTGGAGGGAACACCAACGGTACGGATGAGGTAGATCACCCGCATCCTCTTTGCGTGATGACTACCTATTCTAACTCTGATTCACCGCCACTTTCTTTCTCACCTGACGAGGATGGATCTCCATTATCCAACTCTACTTCTTCTCCTCCCATGGCTAAGTTCCGTGACTTACCTCGGGTTGTTGTATCTGAGAAGAAAGAGTATCCTGTTGACCCATCACTCCCAGACATCAAGAACAGCATCTATGCTTCTGATGAGTTCCGCATGTTTTCGTTCAAAATTCGTCCGTGTTCCCGAGCTTATTCTCATGATTGGACTGAGTGCCCATTTGTCCATCCAGGTGAGAACGCTAGGCGGCGAGACCCAAGAAAGTATCACTATAGCTGCGTCCCCTGCCCTGATTTCCGTAAAGGAGCATGTAGGAGAGGAGACATGTGCGAGTATGCGCATGGGGTGTTTGAGTGCTGGCTTCACCCAGCCCAGTATCGCACAAGGCTATGCAAGGATGGTACTAGCTGCTCCCGCCGCGTCTGTTTCTTTGCGCACACGAATGAGGAACTGCGCCCACTTTTTATGTCCACTAGCTCTGCTGTGCCCTCTCCTCGGTCATCATCATCTGCTACATTGGAGATGGCTGCAGCCTTAGGACTTGTGCCTGGATCACCATCTTCAGTCTCTGCTATTATGTCCTCTTTCACACCACCGATGTCTTTGTTGAGCAATGGTACTGGCCACTCAGCTCTTGGTTGGCAGCAGCCAAATGTGCCTACCTTGAATCTTCCAGCAAGCAATATCCAGTCAAGTAGGCTACGCTCCTCTCTCAGTGCAAGAGATATGCCTTTGGAGGACCTCTCGGAGTTTGATACCCAGCAGCGGCTAAATGATATGAGCTCTGTGCTTGGCTCGTTAACAGGAAACAACGCAGTCAGGAACAAAACCCTGACGCCCTCAAACCTAGATGAAATCTTTTCATCTGAGATTGCCTTATCTCCTAGGTATAACTCTGACCAGGGGGCTATTTTTTCACCCTCTCATAGGACTGCTATCCTCAATCagctgcagcagcagcagcagcatagTCTGTTGTCACCCATTAAAACAAGCTTACTCTCTTCGACAGCTGCTGATGCCCAACATCTATCTGCGCATTCTTCTTTGTTGCAAGCATCACGCACTATATCTTCACCTACCCTCATGTCTCCAAGAAGTGTGGAGTCTGTCTCTCCGATGAGTTCTCGTGTTGCTATGCTTTCTCAGCGGGAGAGGCAACAACAGACACTCCGTGGCCTCAGTTCACATGATCTTTCTCCCATTTTATCTCCAAACATTTGCTCTCCTGTAGGCTCCTCTTGGTCCAAGTGGGCATCTCCCTCTGGTGCAGCTGATTGGGGAGTGAATGGGGAAGAACTGGGTAGGCTTGGTATATCTTCATTTGAGATGCGTGGAAATGGAGATGAACCTGATTTATCATGGGTTCATTCACTGGTAAAAGAATCATCACCTGAGAAATTGACATGTGTGGCAATGTCTCCTAGCACATCTGGCTTGTCTACAATCTACGGTGCGAGTTCAAATTCTGATAGTCTGATGGAGGGACATGATCAAACTGCAGCACTTGGTGCATGGCTTGAACAAATGCAACTTGATCAG GTCGGCGAAGGGAAAGAAGCAGGGAGTATTGACAAATTCATTTCATAA